Below is a genomic region from Bacteroidota bacterium.
TCTTAGAGCCATTTAAAATAACTCAAAAACCTGATCACCCGGTTCAAAAGCTTTGAAAGAGAGAATATTATGTTGAGAATTTGTGTGATTTAAGCTGTGTGAATGTTTTCCGTTGCCTTATGAAATATTCAAGAACGATACTGCCCTGATAGATTTCCGAAACTTTTCCCTGATGAATGGCTTTTCTTTTCTGATGATAGAAACCAATATGGGAATAAACGGCATAATAAGCTCTGAACACTGCCCAAAAATCACTAAAACCTCCATCGAAAAGGAACTTCACGGCGGCGATCATATCCAGAAAAAACCTTAATCCGAGTACCGTGTTTAATCGTTTCCTAGGCAGGTTTTTATAGAGCATGATGATATTGTTCCTGATATTAAGGAATGTCTTGTGTGAGGATTTTTTCGGCAAGGTGCCGCCGCCGATATGATAGACTGTAGAATCAGGGCAGTACATTATTTTCAGGCCAGCATTTTTGGCACGCCAGCAGAAGTCAATCTCTTCCATGTGAGCAAAAAAGTCATTATCGAGTCCTCCAATCAATTGGTAATGAGTGGCCCTGACAAACATACAGGCTCCGGTTGCCCAGAATATTTCCGTTTCAATGTCATATTGCCCGAGATCGTTTTCTATAGCCTGAAAGACTCTTCCACGGCAAAAGGGATATCCATACCTGTCGATAAATCCGCCGGCGGCGCCGGCATATTCGAATTTATACCGTTCATGAAAGGAGCGTATTTTTGGTTGACAGGCAGCTATTGTTTTATCGCCTTCCATGAGGTTTATAACAGGCTTAATCCAACCAGGGATAACCTCTATATCAGAATTCAGCAGTACATAATAATCTGTGTCGATTTGACTAAGCGAATCATTGTAGCCTTTTGCGAAGCCTCCGTTGGAGTTGTTGCGGATGATACGGATGTCAGGATAGTGGCTTGCAAGGAACTCAACGGAGCCGTCACTGGAGGCATTGTCGGCCACAATGACTTCAGCATCCTCCTTGCTATTTAGGATCACAGAAGGCAAGAATTGCTCAAGAAACTTCAGTCCATTCCAGTTTAATATGACTACTGCGGTCTTAGGCAAAATATTAATTTAGTTGGCTAAGATAGTGAAAAAAAACTATCCTTTTTGACGAAATTGACTCAATAATTATGAGATTGTCAGCTTTTTTTATACTTCCAGCGGCGGTGTGACCAGAGCCAGTTGTCGGGATGACTGATGATGGCCTGTTCCAATTTGCGAATATATTTTTCAGTAATTTCAAAATCGGCCATTTCTTTTGGTTTATCTGTTATCAGGCTGAGGGTTGCTTCATAATGCCCTCTTCTGACTCTTTGTATATCAATATAGACTACCGCAATGTCCAACGTTTTCGCAATTTTTTCTGTACCCAGGAAGAAAGCAGTTTCCTGGTTCAAAAATTTCGACCAGTAGTTGATTTCATCTTTGTGTGGGGTCTGATCGGCAGCTATAAGTGTCAGGGTCAATACATCCCTGTATTTCACGAGAGTCCGGTATGTCTGTTTAAAGTGCACGACATGTCCATTCGTAAGGTGTCTTTCCCTCAGCCAGGTCATGTATTTATCGAAGTGTTTATCTGATAATGGTTTTACTATTGCCAATCCTTTGTAGTGTTGTTTTGATACAAGATACATTGCCGGTCCCAACCATTCCCAATTGCCACAATGCGCGAGTGTACCAATGACACTTTTATTTTTTTTAGCCAGTTCGTCAAGAAGTTCCAAATTATTGAATGAATAATGATTAAGTATTTGTCTTTCACTCATGTGCCTGACTTTAATAACCTCAAGAATGATATCTGACAGATTTCTGTAATACTTCCTGGTGATCACTCTGCGTTCTTTGTCTCCCATAAGGGGAAATGAGTTCCTGATATTCTCATCGACAATTTTTTTCCTGTAACCCCATATATAATAAAGTAAAAAATATATTACATCTGATAACATGTACAAAATTCTAAATGGCAGGAGGGAAATAAACCATGCCTTTACAATGAATATGAAATAAATTATTGACATTCCTAAGGTGTTATCTGAATGCAAAAATACACCTAAATATGAATTTGAAATGATAAAGAGAAAAAGTAAATAGCAGGAATTTACAGTTTATCTAGGAATATCGTAATAGTCTTGTACCTTGCTGCCCCAATGATTTTCCATTTCATTCTGGTCAACGCTTCCGGGTGCGTTTCCACGTTCATGGATAACAAACTGCCATTGAAAATTCTGTACCTCTCCAATGGCATCAGAGTGTATGAGCTCGAAATCATTTGTCGCCAGTTCACGTGAATAAAATACAAATTTTTTATTCCGCTGATTTTTCATTTGGTAATAATGCCAAATCTCATAGGGATAAGCATTAGGTTCATAATAACTTTCAGCAATGGAATTAGGCGGACCATATTTCAGGTACACCCGACCACGGTCAGTATCATATCCCTTGCGGTTTATTGTACCAAAAGAGGAATTAGCTTTTTTAACTTCCTCATTATAGTTTGTCCAGGCACCTTCAGGATTAACGTTATCACGGGTCAGCCAAAAATTCAGAAAAAACTGCTGCATTTCATGAAGGTCACCGGTTTTGATCAGCTTCGAGGCTAAGGACTGTTCCATTTGGGAAGAGACAGGAAAGAGATAGCGCATATATTCTCTGAGGGTGTCTTTATCAGTGTACTTAATAACGAAGCTGTTTGAAATATCAACAGATGCAATATCATTTAATGACAGTTGAACATTAGGATTGTTTCGCTGAAAAAATAATTCATTGGATGCCAACAAATTATTATTCTTATCCCGGACTTCAATGACCAGGTTATAATTCCCTGTCGGCAGGTTTGAGATATTGAATTCACTGAAAAGAACGTTGACCGGTTTGGTAATTTCTTTTTTATACTGAGCAAAATTTGTTAATATCATTCCGGTTTCGAAAGATTCAATATGGTAATTAATAAGGAATTTTTCTTCTTTGCCAAGAATTTTTTCAGAGTTGTAAATCTCTGCATAAAATGTCAGTTTATTTAATTCACTTGGAAAGTAATTACTTACAAATGGTATCAGATCAAATCCACTTTTGGAAAGAATATTGGGTGTTGAAGTATTTGAAAATGATTCAATAAGCTCGATCCCGGAAATATTGACCTTATTATCAGGATATGCTATAGTGATAATCTTGGTGATCACAAATGGCAGAATATCACGGTTTTTATCTGCTATCAGCATATCGAATTCATAATCACCATTTGGCAGGCTAAATCGCTGCTGGTCAATGAAGTTAAAGGAGATATCAGAAGTATCGTCGATTTCAGGACTCAG
It encodes:
- a CDS encoding lysophospholipid acyltransferase family protein, which codes for MSIIYFIFIVKAWFISLLPFRILYMLSDVIYFLLYYIWGYRKKIVDENIRNSFPLMGDKERRVITRKYYRNLSDIILEVIKVRHMSERQILNHYSFNNLELLDELAKKNKSVIGTLAHCGNWEWLGPAMYLVSKQHYKGLAIVKPLSDKHFDKYMTWLRERHLTNGHVVHFKQTYRTLVKYRDVLTLTLIAADQTPHKDEINYWSKFLNQETAFFLGTEKIAKTLDIAVVYIDIQRVRRGHYEATLSLITDKPKEMADFEITEKYIRKLEQAIISHPDNWLWSHRRWKYKKS
- a CDS encoding glycosyltransferase family 2 protein, which translates into the protein MLPKTAVVILNWNGLKFLEQFLPSVILNSKEDAEVIVADNASSDGSVEFLASHYPDIRIIRNNSNGGFAKGYNDSLSQIDTDYYVLLNSDIEVIPGWIKPVINLMEGDKTIAACQPKIRSFHERYKFEYAGAAGGFIDRYGYPFCRGRVFQAIENDLGQYDIETEIFWATGACMFVRATHYQLIGGLDNDFFAHMEEIDFCWRAKNAGLKIMYCPDSTVYHIGGGTLPKKSSHKTFLNIRNNIIMLYKNLPRKRLNTVLGLRFFLDMIAAVKFLFDGGFSDFWAVFRAYYAVYSHIGFYHQKRKAIHQGKVSEIYQGSIVLEYFIRQRKTFTQLKSHKFST
- a CDS encoding GWxTD domain-containing protein, with the protein product MKKITTIIITFILTILFSSLSASNFQAYLFYSTFYSTQDGPFIETYISVVGKSVIFIKNENGKFQGSVEITMMFKQADVIKDFKKYELLSPEIDDTSDISFNFIDQQRFSLPNGDYEFDMLIADKNRDILPFVITKIITIAYPDNKVNISGIELIESFSNTSTPNILSKSGFDLIPFVSNYFPSELNKLTFYAEIYNSEKILGKEEKFLINYHIESFETGMILTNFAQYKKEITKPVNVLFSEFNISNLPTGNYNLVIEVRDKNNNLLASNELFFQRNNPNVQLSLNDIASVDISNSFVIKYTDKDTLREYMRYLFPVSSQMEQSLASKLIKTGDLHEMQQFFLNFWLTRDNVNPEGAWTNYNEEVKKANSSFGTINRKGYDTDRGRVYLKYGPPNSIAESYYEPNAYPYEIWHYYQMKNQRNKKFVFYSRELATNDFELIHSDAIGEVQNFQWQFVIHERGNAPGSVDQNEMENHWGSKVQDYYDIPR